The Candidatus Eisenbacteria bacterium genome window below encodes:
- a CDS encoding MliC family protein gives MTRLAWIAMCALALGADVARAAGPSFDCSHVTAGAIEEVVCRNPTLSLLDAETARLYALASKAPAAGADVLKDEQRQWLGDRAKCTTAPEPETCARDRYIERIDWLRLSQRATRSADAKGISLGPFAYRCDQTDGLVSVIFLKTDPPLAYVSRKSIHVVLAALPSGSGARYGVEGGPSLWIHGKGEARYREGARRPEVKCTEEPLG, from the coding sequence TTGACGAGACTCGCATGGATCGCGATGTGCGCCCTGGCGCTCGGCGCCGACGTGGCGCGAGCCGCCGGTCCGAGCTTCGACTGCTCGCACGTCACGGCGGGCGCGATCGAAGAGGTCGTCTGCCGCAACCCGACCCTGTCGCTGCTGGACGCGGAGACGGCGCGGCTCTATGCGCTGGCGTCGAAGGCGCCGGCCGCGGGCGCGGACGTGCTGAAGGACGAGCAGCGCCAATGGCTCGGCGATCGCGCGAAGTGCACGACCGCTCCGGAGCCCGAGACGTGTGCCCGCGACCGCTACATCGAGCGGATCGACTGGCTGCGTCTCTCGCAGCGGGCCACGCGGAGCGCCGACGCCAAGGGCATCAGCCTGGGTCCATTCGCCTATCGCTGCGACCAGACCGATGGCCTCGTGAGCGTGATCTTCCTCAAGACCGATCCCCCGCTCGCGTACGTCAGCCGCAAGAGCATCCACGTCGTGCTCGCGGCGCTGCCATCGGGGAGCGGCGCGCGCTACGGCGTCGAAGGCGGGCCCAGCCTCTGGATCCACGGCAAGGGCGAAGCGCGCTACCGCGAAGGCGCGAGGCGCCCCGAGGTGAAGTGCACGGAGGAGCCGCTCGGCTGA
- a CDS encoding alpha/beta hydrolase, which translates to MALEHRVVETNGVRLHCAVDGAGPLVIFLHGFPECWYSWRHQLAALAPRFRVVAPDLRGYGESDKPAGVKAYELPQLVADVAGLVRAFGERDAVIVAHDWGGGIAWEFAMVHPELTRRLVVMNCPHVAIFRQHLQGNLRQIAKSWYMFFFQIPWLPETLIGWNNAWLVGNAIRNSAIQKSAITETDLRILREAASRPGALRSAINYYRAAFRSDEAAAGLPEPVRRFFYGDRTFAPPRRRLEDWPVITAPTMLIWGEQDVALRKELSYGMDPLFSTPPRLEYIADAGHWVQQEKPDEVNRLLLDFLSDLGAERAAAPPAPLESASPPPAS; encoded by the coding sequence ATGGCGCTCGAGCATCGCGTGGTCGAGACGAACGGCGTGCGTTTGCATTGCGCCGTCGACGGCGCGGGCCCGCTCGTGATCTTCCTGCACGGCTTCCCGGAGTGCTGGTACTCGTGGCGCCATCAGCTGGCGGCGCTCGCACCCCGCTTCCGCGTCGTGGCGCCGGACCTCCGCGGCTACGGCGAGAGCGACAAGCCGGCGGGCGTGAAGGCGTACGAGCTCCCGCAGCTCGTCGCCGACGTCGCCGGCCTCGTGCGCGCCTTCGGCGAGCGCGACGCGGTCATCGTCGCGCACGACTGGGGCGGCGGGATCGCGTGGGAGTTCGCGATGGTGCATCCCGAGCTGACGCGCCGGCTCGTGGTCATGAACTGCCCGCACGTCGCGATCTTCCGCCAGCACCTCCAGGGCAACCTGCGTCAGATCGCCAAGAGCTGGTACATGTTCTTCTTCCAGATCCCCTGGCTCCCCGAGACCCTCATCGGCTGGAACAACGCCTGGCTCGTCGGCAACGCCATCCGCAACTCGGCCATCCAGAAGAGCGCGATCACCGAGACGGACCTCCGCATCCTGCGCGAGGCCGCCAGCCGGCCGGGCGCGCTGCGCTCGGCCATCAACTACTACCGCGCGGCCTTCCGGAGCGACGAGGCGGCAGCCGGACTGCCGGAGCCCGTGCGGCGCTTCTTCTACGGCGATCGCACCTTCGCGCCGCCACGCCGCCGCCTCGAAGACTGGCCCGTCATCACCGCGCCCACCATGCTGATCTGGGGCGAGCAGGACGTCGCGCTCCGCAAGGAGCTCAGCTACGGCATGGACCCGTTGTTCTCGACCCCGCCGCGCCTCGAGTACATCGCCGACGCCGGCCACTGGGTGCAGCAGGAAAAGCCGGACGAGGTGAATCGGCTGCTCCTGGACTTCCTGTCCGACCTCGGGGCCGAGCGCGCCGCAGCCCCGCCCGCGCCGCTCGAGTCCGCGAGCCCCCCGCCCGCGAGCTGA
- a CDS encoding enoyl-CoA hydratase-related protein: MGFEFVRYEKRDHVAFITMHRPEVMNALHPPAHEELDQCWNDFAADDDSWVVVLTGAGEKAFSAGNDLKWTAQHGMPRMPKSGFAGITSRFDLWKPVIAAVNGFALGGGLEIALSCDIIIAAEHATLGLPEPRVGLMAAASGVHRLPRQLPLKIAMGMMLTGKPITAAEGHRIGLVNEVVPGKDLLATAERWARTIAECSPLSVQATKQAALQGLGRPLADALFAGYHAVDRLWASEDVVEGPRAFAEKRAPRWKGR, translated from the coding sequence ATGGGCTTCGAGTTCGTTCGCTACGAGAAGCGGGACCACGTCGCCTTCATCACCATGCATCGACCCGAGGTGATGAATGCGCTCCATCCTCCGGCGCACGAGGAGCTCGACCAGTGCTGGAACGATTTCGCCGCCGACGACGACTCGTGGGTCGTCGTGCTGACGGGCGCAGGCGAGAAGGCGTTCTCGGCCGGCAACGACCTCAAGTGGACGGCGCAGCACGGGATGCCGCGCATGCCGAAGAGCGGCTTCGCGGGCATCACCTCGCGCTTCGACCTCTGGAAGCCGGTCATCGCGGCCGTCAACGGCTTCGCCCTGGGCGGTGGCCTCGAGATCGCCCTCTCGTGCGACATCATCATCGCCGCCGAGCACGCGACGCTCGGCCTGCCCGAGCCGCGCGTCGGCCTCATGGCCGCCGCGAGCGGCGTGCACCGCCTGCCGCGACAGCTTCCGTTGAAGATCGCCATGGGCATGATGCTGACCGGCAAGCCGATCACCGCGGCCGAGGGGCATCGCATCGGCCTCGTGAACGAGGTCGTTCCCGGCAAGGACCTTCTGGCGACGGCGGAGCGCTGGGCGCGCACGATCGCCGAGTGCTCGCCGCTCTCGGTGCAGGCGACCAAGCAGGCTGCCCTCCAGGGCCTCGGCAGACCGCTCGCCGATGCGCTCTTCGCGGGCTATCACGCCGTCGATCGACTGTGGGCGAGCGAGGACGTGGTCGAGGGGCCGCGCGCGTTCGCCGAGAAGCGGGCGCCGCGCTGGAAGGGACGATAA
- a CDS encoding glycosyltransferase family 4 protein has translation MRVLFVNTNQSRTFGGVERWMMDAAAGLAARGHSCVMLGRPRAPWAAAARARGIRVRDDHYGAWIMRVLRLRSAIRAERPDVVVVKAKKVARMASWARATGGGGRVALFFGLTGELDPKRWLDRHTWRRVDAGIDIAYGSVRWYVEHGFGPPQKHYVFWKGVDLAPFDLGIALRSATREGLGLGEDEIAIGTVCRLAWQKGLDRFFAAIPAIRSRVPGARFLVVGGGRDAPLVEAEAAKLGGAVRFLGQRDDVPALLAALDVFVQPSRQEVMVQTTLEAMAAGRAVVSTATVGADEAIEDGASGVIVPVEDHVALADAVAALAGAPARRAALGRAARARIERHFTMEQMLARCETVLQAIARGEGAPGPPTG, from the coding sequence GTGCGCGTGCTGTTCGTCAACACGAACCAGAGCCGGACGTTCGGGGGCGTCGAGCGCTGGATGATGGACGCGGCCGCGGGGCTCGCGGCGCGCGGCCACTCCTGCGTGATGCTCGGCCGGCCGCGCGCGCCGTGGGCCGCGGCGGCCCGCGCGCGCGGCATCCGCGTGCGCGACGACCACTACGGCGCGTGGATCATGCGCGTCCTCCGCCTGCGCAGCGCGATCCGCGCCGAACGCCCCGACGTGGTGGTCGTGAAGGCGAAGAAGGTGGCGCGCATGGCGTCGTGGGCGCGTGCCACCGGCGGCGGCGGGCGCGTGGCGCTCTTCTTCGGGCTGACGGGCGAGCTCGACCCGAAGCGGTGGCTCGACCGCCATACCTGGCGCCGCGTGGATGCCGGCATCGACATCGCGTACGGCTCGGTACGCTGGTACGTCGAGCACGGCTTCGGCCCGCCGCAGAAGCACTACGTCTTCTGGAAGGGCGTCGACCTCGCGCCGTTCGACCTGGGGATCGCGCTGCGGAGCGCGACCCGCGAGGGGCTCGGTCTCGGCGAGGACGAGATCGCGATCGGGACCGTCTGCCGGCTCGCGTGGCAGAAGGGCCTCGACCGGTTCTTCGCCGCCATTCCTGCGATCCGATCGCGCGTGCCGGGGGCGCGGTTCCTGGTAGTGGGCGGCGGCCGCGACGCGCCGCTCGTCGAGGCCGAGGCAGCCAAGCTCGGCGGCGCGGTTCGCTTCCTCGGCCAGCGCGACGACGTTCCGGCGTTGCTCGCGGCTCTCGACGTCTTCGTGCAGCCGTCGCGCCAGGAGGTGATGGTGCAGACGACGCTCGAAGCGATGGCGGCCGGCCGTGCCGTCGTCTCGACCGCGACCGTCGGAGCCGACGAGGCGATCGAGGACGGAGCGTCGGGCGTCATCGTCCCGGTCGAGGATCACGTGGCGCTGGCCGACGCGGTCGCGGCGCTCGCCGGCGCTCCGGCACGGCGCGCCGCCTTGGGACGCGCGGCGCGGGCGCGGATCGAGCGCCACTTCACGATGGAGCAGATGCTCGCTCGCTGCGAGACGGTCCTGCAGGCGATCGCGCGAGGTGAGGGCGCACCGGGTCCTCCAACCGGGTGA
- a CDS encoding transglutaminase family protein, with product MRYLIHHETRLVFPDAVREHHCELRLVPREGEMLRVSSTRVTIEPEARLRSYVDGFGNRVYYFAILGRHQQLVTNVETVVETRRAGAGSENWIDPRRGAAWIADVLRMHPPLWDYVLHRSLYTPDLAPEARELRIPRHPAGAPLGDSLGAAMVRAGELLSYDAGLRAIDTPLDAALGRGSGGSHDLAHLLVAMVRMWGVPARYTMGYVGGGPEALHAWVDVLVPGAGWRGFDPVRRQPVDDTYVPVAVGRDSRDATPQRGTFTGTGPGTVPDVLLRVTRLEDPVRPHLARSPAGPSRSERASAPS from the coding sequence GTGCGCTACCTGATCCACCACGAGACGCGTCTCGTCTTCCCGGATGCGGTCCGCGAGCACCACTGTGAGCTACGGCTCGTACCGCGTGAGGGGGAGATGCTCCGGGTCTCGAGCACGCGCGTCACCATCGAGCCCGAGGCGCGGCTGCGCAGCTACGTCGACGGCTTCGGCAATCGCGTCTACTACTTCGCGATCCTCGGGCGACACCAGCAGCTCGTGACCAACGTCGAAACGGTGGTGGAAACGCGCCGCGCCGGCGCCGGCTCCGAGAACTGGATCGATCCACGGCGCGGCGCCGCGTGGATCGCAGACGTCCTGCGCATGCATCCGCCCCTCTGGGACTACGTGCTCCACCGCAGTCTCTACACGCCCGACCTCGCCCCGGAGGCGCGCGAGCTCCGCATCCCGCGGCATCCCGCGGGTGCGCCGCTCGGCGACTCGCTGGGCGCGGCGATGGTGCGGGCGGGCGAGCTGCTCTCGTACGACGCGGGCCTCCGCGCGATCGACACGCCCCTCGATGCGGCGCTCGGGCGCGGATCGGGCGGATCGCACGACCTCGCCCACCTGCTCGTCGCGATGGTCCGGATGTGGGGCGTGCCCGCGCGCTACACCATGGGCTACGTCGGCGGCGGGCCCGAGGCGCTGCACGCGTGGGTCGACGTCCTGGTTCCGGGTGCGGGCTGGCGTGGCTTCGATCCCGTGCGACGGCAACCCGTCGACGACACCTACGTGCCCGTCGCGGTCGGACGCGACTCGCGCGATGCCACTCCGCAGCGCGGCACGTTCACGGGCACGGGCCCCGGCACCGTCCCCGACGTCCTGCTCCGCGTCACCCGGTTGGAGGACCCGGTGCGCCCTCACCTCGCGCGATCGCCTGCAGGACCGTCTCGCAGCGAGCGAGCATCTGCTCCATCGTGA
- a CDS encoding alpha-E domain-containing protein: MLSRIADALYWMARYLERVDDTARAIQTDLLDLLDADGEAAGGRPPLLTPERTSPSALRSSLRLARDNARVARDRISDDMWETLHELWLHADPLLAHPDAGDRMEPFCRFVRNEVARFHGVASGTMPRGEAFGFYELGTSVERADMTARILDMEHHLVSPRDDGGDSAMDYYQWTALLRALSGFDTYRRSHHAGLEPGAVIDFLVLSPEFPRSLRFSVEATAHALDAIGSVPSARATLAAAATLRAAVVQLPRTDGGNGVLHEFLRGLVAHVAAFDRALCEEFFQSTSGDVACAT, from the coding sequence ATGCTGAGCCGCATCGCCGACGCGCTCTACTGGATGGCGCGCTACCTCGAACGCGTGGACGACACCGCCCGCGCGATCCAGACCGATCTGCTGGATCTGCTGGACGCGGACGGGGAAGCCGCGGGGGGACGCCCGCCCCTCCTCACGCCGGAACGGACCTCACCGAGCGCGCTGCGCTCGAGCCTGCGGCTCGCGCGCGACAATGCGCGCGTCGCCCGCGACCGGATCTCCGACGACATGTGGGAGACGCTGCACGAGCTGTGGCTCCACGCCGACCCGCTGCTGGCGCACCCCGACGCCGGCGATCGCATGGAGCCGTTCTGCCGCTTCGTGCGCAACGAGGTCGCGCGTTTCCACGGCGTCGCCTCCGGCACCATGCCGCGCGGCGAAGCCTTCGGGTTCTACGAGCTCGGCACGTCGGTCGAGCGCGCCGACATGACGGCCCGCATCCTCGACATGGAGCACCACCTGGTGTCGCCGCGCGACGACGGTGGGGATTCGGCGATGGACTACTACCAGTGGACCGCGCTGCTGCGGGCGCTGTCGGGATTCGACACCTACCGGCGCAGCCACCACGCCGGCCTCGAGCCCGGCGCGGTCATCGACTTCCTCGTCCTGTCGCCGGAGTTCCCTCGCTCGCTGCGGTTCAGCGTCGAGGCCACCGCGCACGCCCTCGACGCCATCGGCAGCGTGCCGTCCGCGCGCGCCACCCTCGCCGCCGCGGCCACGCTCCGCGCTGCGGTCGTGCAGCTGCCGCGCACCGATGGCGGCAACGGCGTCCTGCACGAGTTTCTGCGCGGCCTGGTCGCCCACGTGGCAGCGTTCGACCGCGCCCTGTGCGAGGAGTTCTTCCAGAGCACGTCCGGAGACGTCGCGTGCGCTACCTGA
- a CDS encoding circularly permuted type 2 ATP-grasp protein → MSPLGGTPLPSRAADAYDEFYRGDAVPRDHYRPLWDHLRDGGHAALAARARATHVALRSEGVTFTARPDAVAGDRVWPFDPIPRIIPGAEWALVEAGVAQRIRAFNCFVHDLYHTQRVLKDGVVPAELVYASPDFRRDIVGVEPPHGIYTHIGGIDLVRDEKGRYLVAEDNLRIPSGVSFMIENRIVERRAFPELFGRYRVRHVEDYPAVLLRALRSLSPRGQREPRIVVLTPGMHNAAYLEHAFLAHEMDVALVEGRDLVVSNDVVHLKTTRGRERVDVVYRRVDDLFLDPLCFRPDSLVGVAGIVNAWRAGNVAIVNAPGTGIADDKAIHPYVPAIIRYYLGEPPLLDNVPTYQMTNRAEREWVLANLDQVVVKRVNESGGYGMLVGPTAPPELREAFSRRIAENPRSFVAQAVVPPSRHVCACDDALETRHVDLRPFVVYGDELDVVPGGLTRVALSPGALVVDAAHGGGSKDTWVLAAAPC, encoded by the coding sequence ATGTCCCCGCTCGGAGGCACCCCGCTCCCGTCCCGCGCAGCCGACGCGTACGACGAGTTCTACCGGGGCGACGCCGTCCCCCGCGACCACTACCGCCCGCTCTGGGACCACCTCCGCGACGGCGGCCACGCCGCGCTCGCAGCCCGAGCGCGCGCCACCCACGTGGCCCTCCGCTCGGAGGGCGTCACCTTCACGGCCCGGCCGGATGCCGTCGCGGGCGATCGCGTCTGGCCGTTCGATCCCATTCCCCGCATCATCCCCGGCGCGGAATGGGCGCTCGTCGAGGCTGGCGTCGCCCAGCGCATCCGGGCCTTCAACTGCTTCGTTCACGACCTCTACCACACGCAGCGCGTGCTGAAGGACGGCGTGGTGCCGGCGGAGCTGGTCTATGCCAGCCCCGACTTCCGGCGCGACATCGTCGGCGTCGAGCCGCCCCACGGCATCTACACGCACATCGGCGGGATCGACCTCGTGCGTGACGAGAAGGGTCGCTACCTCGTCGCCGAGGACAACCTGCGCATCCCGTCGGGCGTCTCCTTCATGATCGAGAACCGCATCGTGGAGCGCCGCGCCTTCCCGGAGCTCTTCGGTCGCTACCGTGTCCGGCACGTCGAGGACTATCCGGCCGTGCTCCTCCGCGCGCTGCGGAGCCTCTCGCCACGCGGACAGCGCGAGCCCCGGATCGTGGTGCTGACGCCCGGCATGCACAACGCGGCCTATCTCGAGCACGCCTTCCTGGCGCACGAGATGGACGTCGCTCTCGTCGAAGGCCGCGATCTCGTCGTCAGCAACGACGTCGTCCATTTGAAGACGACGCGCGGTCGCGAGCGCGTCGACGTCGTCTACCGGCGCGTGGACGATCTCTTCCTCGATCCGCTCTGCTTCCGCCCCGACTCGCTGGTCGGCGTCGCGGGCATCGTCAACGCCTGGCGGGCGGGCAACGTCGCCATCGTGAACGCGCCCGGAACCGGGATCGCGGACGACAAGGCCATCCATCCCTACGTGCCGGCCATCATCCGCTACTACCTCGGCGAGCCCCCGCTCCTCGACAACGTCCCCACCTATCAGATGACGAATCGCGCCGAGCGCGAATGGGTGCTCGCGAACCTCGACCAGGTGGTGGTGAAGCGCGTCAACGAGTCCGGGGGCTACGGGATGCTCGTCGGTCCCACCGCACCCCCCGAGCTGCGGGAAGCCTTCTCGCGGCGGATCGCCGAGAACCCGCGCAGCTTCGTCGCCCAGGCCGTGGTTCCACCCTCGCGGCATGTGTGCGCCTGCGACGATGCGCTCGAGACGCGCCACGTCGACCTGCGTCCGTTCGTCGTCTACGGCGACGAGCTCGACGTGGTGCCGGGGGGCCTGACCCGCGTCGCGCTCTCTCCCGGCGCGCTCGTCGTCGATGCCGCGCACGGCGGGGGCAGCAAGGACACGTGGGTGCTCGCCGCCGCGCCATGCTGA
- the efp gene encoding elongation factor P, giving the protein MQMQATQLRVGNIIEHEGQLWRVMQATHRTPGNKRGFMQVKLRNLRAGTQTEYRFASEDRVERVSLEQHVAEYLFESGGRYTFMNTDNYEQIELDRDALGDAVNYLVPNNQIEIEFHDGTPIGVSLPKTVDLKVVEAAPGIKTATVSNVLKPAKTETGLVVGVPNFINEGDVVTVDTESGEYVGRAKG; this is encoded by the coding sequence ATGCAGATGCAGGCGACGCAGCTCCGTGTGGGCAACATCATCGAGCACGAGGGCCAGCTCTGGCGCGTGATGCAGGCGACGCACCGGACGCCCGGCAACAAGCGCGGCTTCATGCAGGTGAAGCTGCGCAACCTGCGCGCCGGTACCCAGACGGAGTATCGCTTCGCCTCGGAAGATCGCGTCGAGCGCGTGAGCCTCGAGCAGCACGTGGCCGAGTACCTCTTCGAGAGCGGCGGCCGCTACACGTTCATGAACACCGACAACTACGAGCAGATCGAGCTCGACCGCGACGCGCTCGGCGACGCCGTCAACTACCTGGTCCCGAACAACCAGATCGAGATCGAGTTCCACGACGGCACGCCGATCGGCGTGAGCCTGCCGAAGACGGTCGACTTGAAGGTCGTCGAGGCCGCGCCCGGCATCAAGACCGCAACCGTGTCGAACGTCCTCAAGCCCGCGAAGACCGAGACCGGCCTCGTCGTCGGCGTACCCAACTTCATCAACGAAGGCGACGTGGTCACGGTCGACACCGAGAGCGGCGAGTACGTCGGCCGCGCCAAGGGCTGA
- a CDS encoding nuclear transport factor 2 family protein — translation MAQATSDDAAVLAANDAFYRAFESLEIDRMRALWLPSGPITCIHPGWNALVGWPDVMESWEEIFAGTLGMRFTLSEITVRVVGDAAWVLCVEEIETREVDGRTEARVQATNVFERRDGRWWIVHHQGGPLIGPRTRIAGSSPLQ, via the coding sequence ATGGCGCAGGCGACCAGCGACGACGCCGCGGTCCTCGCCGCGAACGACGCCTTCTATCGCGCCTTCGAGAGCCTCGAGATCGATCGCATGCGGGCGCTCTGGCTGCCGAGCGGGCCGATCACGTGCATCCATCCAGGCTGGAACGCGCTCGTCGGCTGGCCCGACGTCATGGAGAGCTGGGAGGAGATCTTCGCGGGAACCCTCGGCATGCGCTTCACGCTCTCCGAGATCACCGTCCGCGTCGTCGGCGACGCGGCGTGGGTCCTGTGCGTGGAGGAGATCGAGACCCGCGAGGTGGACGGCCGGACCGAAGCACGCGTCCAGGCGACGAACGTCTTCGAGCGCCGCGACGGTCGATGGTGGATCGTGCACCATCAGGGTGGTCCGCTCATCGGGCCGCGCACCCGCATCGCCGGCTCGTCGCCCCTGCAGTGA
- a CDS encoding cupin domain-containing protein has translation MDRFVHVPQRTAFAPDKMKKTNLVDTASLFCDVYGLEPGQAQAGHKHAVGDKLYYVLSGTGRIRVDADERDVRPGDLVCAPAGSDHAVHNPGPERLALLVMMAPKPG, from the coding sequence ATGGATCGCTTCGTCCACGTTCCTCAGCGGACGGCCTTCGCCCCGGACAAGATGAAGAAGACGAACCTCGTCGACACGGCGAGTCTGTTCTGCGACGTCTACGGCCTCGAGCCGGGCCAGGCGCAGGCGGGACACAAGCACGCGGTCGGCGACAAGCTCTACTACGTCCTGTCGGGAACCGGCCGCATCCGGGTCGACGCCGACGAGCGCGACGTGCGGCCCGGCGACCTCGTGTGCGCTCCGGCCGGGAGCGATCACGCCGTCCACAATCCCGGCCCCGAGCGCCTCGCGCTGCTCGTCATGATGGCGCCGAAGCCCGGGTGA
- a CDS encoding competence/damage-inducible protein A, translating into MSQQLGVPVEILAVGHELVRGHRVDTNSAWLAARLPGLGGRVTRITVVDDDPPAIAREIRHARANGAALVVTSGGLGPTFDDRTLVGVAAGFGRGLREHPTALAAVARRYAELAAQGAVTDGTLTPERRKMAQLPEGADFIENTVGTAPGVLLATPAFAVLCVPGVPFEMQALFEAASDRIAARLGTPVFLAEREVASGCGDESRITTLAERLMATHPTVHVKSLPTAFAPECDLRVRLTACGGTALEAEERVAAAATALTAMLRTLKE; encoded by the coding sequence ATGTCGCAGCAGCTGGGCGTTCCGGTCGAGATCCTCGCCGTAGGCCACGAGCTCGTCCGCGGCCACAGGGTCGACACCAACTCCGCCTGGCTCGCGGCTCGCCTCCCCGGTCTCGGGGGACGCGTGACGCGGATCACGGTCGTCGACGACGATCCGCCCGCGATCGCGCGCGAGATCCGGCACGCGCGGGCCAACGGCGCCGCGCTCGTGGTCACGAGCGGCGGACTCGGGCCGACGTTCGACGATCGCACGCTGGTCGGCGTCGCCGCCGGCTTCGGACGCGGCCTGCGCGAGCATCCGACCGCGCTCGCCGCCGTCGCCCGGCGCTACGCCGAGCTGGCGGCGCAAGGTGCGGTCACGGACGGGACACTCACACCCGAGCGGCGCAAGATGGCACAGCTTCCCGAGGGTGCCGACTTCATCGAGAACACGGTCGGCACCGCGCCCGGCGTCCTCCTCGCCACCCCGGCGTTCGCCGTCCTCTGCGTCCCCGGCGTGCCGTTCGAGATGCAGGCGCTCTTCGAGGCGGCGTCCGACCGCATCGCGGCGCGCCTCGGAACGCCCGTGTTCCTCGCGGAGCGCGAGGTCGCCTCCGGGTGCGGCGACGAATCGCGCATCACCACGCTCGCCGAGCGCCTCATGGCGACGCACCCCACCGTGCACGTGAAGTCGCTGCCGACGGCGTTCGCGCCCGAGTGCGACCTGCGGGTACGTCTCACCGCCTGCGGCGGCACGGCGCTCGAGGCCGAGGAGCGCGTCGCCGCCGCGGCCACTGCGCTCACCGCGATGCTGCGGACTTTGAAGGAGTGA
- the nuoB gene encoding NADH-quinone oxidoreductase subunit NuoB, which yields MAKPLTIARPRRATSGEEALLAEAVVVTRLDRAIGWARKYSIFPYPFATACCAMEYMSLSMSPYDIDRFGALLPRFTPRQSDLLMVIGTVTMRQAPILRRVYDQMAEPKWVMAFGACASTGGFYDNYATLPGIDRIVPVDVYVPGCPPRPEAVLDGLMALQRKIQRSRHPLGPAAQDAAS from the coding sequence ATGGCGAAGCCGCTGACGATCGCGCGCCCGCGTCGGGCGACCTCGGGAGAGGAAGCGCTGCTCGCCGAGGCCGTCGTCGTGACGCGACTCGATCGCGCCATCGGCTGGGCTCGCAAGTACTCCATCTTCCCGTACCCGTTCGCGACCGCCTGCTGCGCCATGGAGTACATGTCGCTGTCGATGTCTCCGTACGACATCGATCGCTTCGGCGCGCTCCTGCCACGGTTCACGCCGCGGCAGTCGGACCTCCTCATGGTCATCGGCACGGTCACCATGCGCCAGGCGCCGATCCTGCGCCGGGTGTACGACCAGATGGCCGAGCCGAAGTGGGTCATGGCCTTCGGTGCCTGCGCGTCGACCGGCGGCTTCTACGACAACTACGCGACGCTGCCCGGGATCGATCGGATCGTCCCGGTCGACGTCTACGTTCCCGGATGTCCGCCGCGGCCCGAGGCCGTCCTCGACGGTCTCATGGCGCTCCAGCGCAAGATCCAGCGCTCGAGGCATCCGTTGGGTCCCGCGGCGCAGGACGCCGCGAGCTAG